One genomic region from Candidatus Dormiibacterota bacterium encodes:
- a CDS encoding HAD-IA family hydrolase encodes MNNRSRTRSTPPVDAVIWDYDGTLVDTRGADEAAVSELVAHDPGAAAGAELFWAAEGRPILERLELAWPGRADEVLPLFDRRVTPVTFRGIPRVLGALSRRRLHLAVVSSRRLEPLEWGLAACGLRGHFETVVGLDCVSRPKPDPEGLLLACSRLGVRPTRAVYIGDRDVDVDAGRHCGMTVWRATWALPPAEGATSPNPRELAAPSEVLHRLHGGMAETG; translated from the coding sequence GTGAACAATCGATCCCGCACCCGCTCCACCCCTCCCGTCGATGCCGTCATCTGGGACTACGACGGCACGCTCGTCGACACCCGCGGCGCCGACGAGGCGGCGGTCTCCGAGCTGGTCGCCCACGATCCCGGCGCCGCCGCCGGGGCCGAGCTCTTCTGGGCCGCCGAGGGGCGTCCGATCCTGGAGCGGCTGGAGCTGGCCTGGCCGGGACGGGCCGACGAGGTCCTGCCCCTCTTCGACCGGCGGGTCACGCCGGTCACGTTCCGAGGCATCCCCCGGGTGCTCGGCGCCCTGAGCCGGCGCCGGCTCCACCTCGCCGTGGTCTCCTCCCGCCGCCTCGAGCCGCTGGAGTGGGGGCTTGCGGCCTGCGGGCTGCGCGGTCATTTCGAGACCGTGGTCGGCCTCGACTGCGTCAGCCGCCCCAAGCCCGACCCGGAGGGGCTGCTGCTCGCCTGCAGCCGGCTCGGGGTGCGCCCCACCCGGGCGGTCTACATCGGCGACCGCGACGTCGACGTCGACGCCGGCCGCCATTGCGGGATGACCGTCTGGCGGGCCACCTGGGCGCTGCCCCCGGCCGAGGGCGCCACCTCCCCCAATCCCCGCGAGCTCGCCGCGCCGTCCGAGGTGCTGCACCGTCTCCACGGGGGGATGGCGGAGACCGGCTAG
- a CDS encoding LysM peptidoglycan-binding domain-containing protein, whose protein sequence is MSSRSRLAAAALGATAAAAPTVAAAGYIVRPGDTLSAIAAQHGTTVSALAAANHISDPDRIRIGQLLSIPDTAAGLPGYTAGTPDVEPYTVQRGDHLAAIARRYGVDLVTLARTNGVGIQAPLRYGTTLKIPGRLGRMNALLTRIGGQQGVDPKLVRAVAWMESGWQQNAVSPTGAIGIMQVEPYTGDWISRYLSPRPLDLNVAEDNVIAGCMLLRHLLGIHGGDAQAALAAYYQGDASIARHGLYSDTLRYRSVITSLMRQE, encoded by the coding sequence ATGAGTTCGCGTTCCCGTCTCGCCGCCGCCGCGCTCGGCGCCACCGCGGCCGCGGCCCCCACCGTCGCCGCCGCCGGCTACATCGTCCGGCCCGGGGACACGCTGTCGGCGATCGCCGCCCAGCACGGCACCACGGTCTCTGCGCTCGCCGCCGCCAACCACATCAGCGACCCCGACCGGATCCGGATCGGGCAGCTGCTGTCCATCCCCGACACCGCGGCGGGGCTGCCCGGCTACACCGCGGGGACGCCGGACGTCGAGCCCTACACCGTCCAGCGGGGCGACCACCTCGCCGCCATCGCCCGGCGGTACGGCGTCGACCTCGTCACCCTCGCGCGCACCAACGGGGTGGGCATCCAGGCCCCGCTGCGCTACGGCACCACCCTGAAGATCCCCGGCCGGCTGGGGCGGATGAACGCGCTCCTCACCCGGATCGGCGGCCAGCAGGGCGTCGACCCGAAGCTGGTGCGCGCGGTGGCCTGGATGGAGAGCGGCTGGCAGCAGAACGCGGTCTCCCCCACCGGCGCGATCGGGATCATGCAGGTGGAGCCGTACACCGGCGACTGGATCTCCCGCTACCTCTCCCCCCGGCCCCTCGACCTCAACGTCGCCGAGGACAACGTGATCGCCGGCTGCATGCTGCTCCGCCACCTCCTCGGCATCCACGGCGGGGACGCCCAGGCCGCGCTCGCCGCCTACTACCAGGGCGACGCCAGCATCGCGCGTCACGGCCTCTACTCCGACACCCTCCGCTACCGGAGCGTGATCACGTCGCTGATGCGCCAGGAGTGA
- a CDS encoding arginine deiminase-related protein translates to MAILMCRPDHYGVEYEINPWMHVTTEVDGGIALAQWGALHNAYQLLGERVELVDQQPGLPDMVFTANAAVVRGRDAVLSRFRHPERQGEEPFWRRALEDLGITVHRVPDEVSFEGAGDALFVGERLFCGHGFRTEIASHALVSGLLDVEVVSLRLVDPRFYHLDTCFCPLNDRTVLFAPAAFDTASQQLVRRLVPHVIEVPVEVATGFACNAISIGDRVISSLAAERLEAPLHDAGFDTLALPMSEFLKSGGGVRCLSLPLDLTGLDRAA, encoded by the coding sequence ATGGCCATCCTCATGTGCCGCCCCGACCACTACGGGGTCGAGTACGAGATCAATCCGTGGATGCACGTCACCACCGAGGTCGACGGCGGCATCGCGCTCGCCCAGTGGGGAGCGCTGCACAATGCCTACCAGCTGCTCGGCGAGCGGGTCGAGCTGGTCGACCAGCAGCCCGGGCTGCCCGACATGGTCTTCACCGCCAACGCGGCGGTGGTGCGCGGCCGCGACGCCGTGCTGAGCCGCTTCCGCCACCCCGAGCGCCAGGGCGAGGAGCCGTTCTGGCGGCGCGCCCTCGAGGATCTCGGGATCACCGTCCACCGCGTGCCCGACGAGGTGTCCTTCGAGGGGGCTGGCGACGCCCTGTTCGTCGGCGAGCGGCTCTTCTGCGGCCACGGCTTCCGCACCGAGATCGCGTCCCACGCGCTGGTGTCCGGGCTGCTCGACGTCGAGGTGGTGTCGCTGCGCCTCGTCGACCCGCGCTTCTATCACCTCGACACCTGCTTCTGCCCGCTCAACGACCGAACCGTCCTGTTCGCTCCGGCCGCGTTCGACACCGCCTCGCAGCAGCTGGTGCGCCGGCTGGTGCCCCACGTCATCGAGGTGCCCGTGGAGGTGGCCACCGGCTTCGCCTGCAACGCCATCAGCATCGGCGACCGGGTGATCTCCTCGCTCGCCGCCGAGCGGCTCGAGGCGCCGCTCCACGACGCCGGGTTCGACACCCTCGCACTGCCAATGTCGGAGTTCCTGAAGTCGGGCGGCGGGGTCCGCTGCCTCTCGCTTCCCCTGGACCTCACCGGGCTCGACCGGGCGGCCTGA